One window of Channa argus isolate prfri chromosome 4, Channa argus male v1.0, whole genome shotgun sequence genomic DNA carries:
- the dnaja2b gene encoding dnaJ homolog subfamily A member 2b, which yields MANVADTKLYDILGVSPSASENELKKAYRKLAKEYHPDKNPDAGDKFKEISFAYEVLTNPEKKELYDRYGEQGLREGGGGGPGMDDIFSHIFGGGLFGFMGGQGRGRNGGRRRGEDMVHPLKVSLEDLYNGKTTKLQLSKNVLCSACNGQGGKTGAVQKCVACRGRGMRIMIRQLVPGMVQQMQSVCTDCNGEGEVINEKDRCKKCEGHKVSKETKLLEVHVDKGMKHGQKITFAGEADQAPGIEPGDIVLVLQEKEHEEFRRDGSDLHMVQRIGLVEALCGFQMTITHLDSRQLLVKYPPGKIIEPGCIRMVKGEGMPQYRNPFEKGDLYIKFDVQFPENNWISPEKLNDLECLLPARAENPVITADAEEVDLTDFDRIQGSGGGPRREAYNDSSDEEGGHHGPGVQCAHQ from the exons ATGGCGAATGTTGCGGATACCAAGCTATACGACATCCTCGGAGTTTCGCCATCGGCCTCTGAAAATGAGCTAAAAAAG GCCTATCGCAAATTGGCCAAAGAGTACCATCCTGACAAGAACCCTGATGCTGGAGACAAG tttaaagaaATAAGTTTTGCATATGAGGTGCTGACTAACCCTGAAAAGAAGGAGCTTTATGATCGCTATGGAGAACAGGGGCTacgggagggaggaggaggagggcctGGTATGGATGATATCTTCTCTCACATTTTTGGTGGAGGACTGTTTGGGTTCATGGGGGGACAAGGCAGAGGACGGAATGGCggcaggaggagaggagaagataTGGTGCACCCTCTAAA GGTTTCTCTTGAAGACCTGTACAATGGCAAAACCACCAAACTGCAGCTCAGTAAGAATGTGCTGTGTAGTGCCTGCAATGG TCAGGGAGGTAAGACAGGAGCTGTGCAGAAATGTGTGGCATGCAGAGGACGAGGCATGAGAATCATGATTAGACAGTTGGTCCCTGGGAtggtccaacagatgcagtcaGTCTGCACAGACTGCAACGGAGAGG GTGAGGTGATAAATGAGAAGGACCGGTGCAAGAAATGTGAGGGTCATAAGGTATCTAAGGAGACAAAGCTTCTGGAGGTGCATGTTGACAAAGGCATGAAACATGGACAGAAGATCACATTTGCTGGGGAAGCTGACCAAGCCCCAGGCATCGAACCAGGAGATATAGTCCTGGTGCTACAAGAGAAAGAACATGAG GAATTCCGCCGTGATGGCAGTGACCTCCACATGGTCCAGCGTATCGGCCTTGTTGAGGCTCTTTGTGGGTTTCAGATGACTATCACACACCTGGACAGCCGTCAGTTGCTTGTCAAATACCCACCCGGCAAGATAATTGAGCCCG GCTGTATTCGAATGGTGAAGGGAGAGGGAATGCCTCAGTACAGAAACCCTTTCGAGAAGGGTGACCTTTACATCAAGTTTGATGTCCAGTTCCCTGAAAACAACTGGATTAGccctgaaaaactgaat GACCTTGAGTGCTTGCTGCCTGCTCGTGCTGAGAATCCAGTTATCACAGCTGATGCAGAGGAAGTTGACCTGACAGATTTTGACAGGATTCAAGGATCAGGAGGTGGACCCAGGAGAGAGGCCTACAATGATAGTTCTGATGAAGAAGGAGGTCACCATGGCCCAGGGGTCCAGTGTGCACACCAATAG